In Aegilops tauschii subsp. strangulata cultivar AL8/78 chromosome 3, Aet v6.0, whole genome shotgun sequence, one genomic interval encodes:
- the LOC109771527 gene encoding BTB/POZ and MATH domain-containing protein 2-like: MANNSTSSVNTSISGSSSRCLTECVTTAHNFEVIRFSKLEGKGAGKFISSSTFSVSGYGWNIRVYPDGWKEEDKAAHLSVFLCFCSGATGVKVEYTLSLLEKDGRVSQIASIPNTFWTVGGYWGRDKFIEKSKLKELLSRNGDCFTIRCVLTVMKEPRTEDLGTVIVPVPQSDMHTHFASMLKDGEGVDVTFSVDGQLFNAHRCVLAAQSSVFKAELFGKMKETTMKSIKINDMEPATFEALLHFIYTDLLSCDVDQVVALQHLFVAADRYGLDRLKAICEGKLCQRIDVQTVAITLTLAEQHDAVHLKNACLRFLSSQGVLRAVKETDGFRHLTTSCPSIMMDILDKVAPPS; this comes from the coding sequence ATGGCCAACAACTCCACTTCTTCAGTTAACACCTCCATATCTGGGAGCTCGTCGAGGTGCCTGACAGAGTGCGTCACCACCGCCCACAACTTTGAGGTGATCAGATTCTCAAAGCTCGAAGGTAAGGGTGCTGGCAAGTTCATTAGCTCGAGCACATTCAGCGTCAGCGGCTACGGCTGGAACATCAGGGTCTACCCGGACGGGTGGAAGGAGGAGGACAAAGCTGCCCACTTGTCAGTCTTCTTGTGCTTCTGTAGCGGGGCAACTGGTGTGAAGGTAGAATACACTTTGAGTTTATTGGAGAAAGATGGAAGAGTTAGTCAGATAGCAAGCATACCAAATACCTTCTGGACTGTAGGTGGTTATTGGGGCCGTGATAAGTTTATTGAGAAGTCCAAGCTGAAGGAACTGTTATCCCGCAATGGCGACTGCTTCACAATCAGGTGTGTTTTGACCGTGATGAAAGAGCCTCGCACGGAAGATCTAGGCACGGTCATAGTCCCAGTCCCGCAGTCAGACATGCACACACATTTTGCAAGCATGTTGAAGGACGGGGAAGGCGTGGATGTGACGTTCAGTGTCGACGGCCAACTCTTCAATGCACACAGGTGCGTGTTAGCGGCACAATCCTCGGTCTTCAAGGCTGAGCTCTTTGGTAAAATGAAGGAAACCACCATGAAAAGTATCAAGATCAATGACATGGAGCCTGCCACCTTCGAGGCACTTCTTCACTTCATATACACAGATTTACTGTCCTGCGATGTTGATCAAGTTGTGGCGTTGCAGCACTTGTTCGTTGCAGCAGATCGGTATGGACTGGACAGGCTAAAGGCTATTTGTGAAGGGAAGCTATGCCAGAGAATCGACGTGCAAACAGTTGCAATCACCCTTACTTTAGCGGAGCAGCACGACGCCGTGCATCTAAAAAATGCTTGTCTTAGATTCCTTTCTTCGCAGGGCGTGCTCCGAGCTGTCAAGGAGACTGATGGATTCAGGCACCTCACAACGAGCTGCCCATCCATTATGATGGACATTTTAGACAAGGTCGCCCCACCTTCATGA